The DNA segment gtttTGGACATATTAGATTTGGGTTTCATTGCTTTTAGAGGGTATTGGGCTGATGAATCATATTGAATTATGATTTTGTGAATAGTTGATCGGACTGGTTGAAAATCTGTGGATCTGGGTTGTGGATATGCAGGGGTTTTGGGGTTCTAGTGGATGAATCAGATTGAATTATAGGTGTGCTGACGTTGATCTTGTAAACTTTTTAGATTTAGCGTTTCAATTGCATTGTTGATTTTCGAGCAATTCTGTTTtgtgtattttaaatttttcagtCTGGGTTTGAACATTCATGAGTTTTTTGTTTACAAATCTTGTTTGAATTATTGGTGAGCTTGAAGAAACTTGTGAATTTGGGGTCTTGGATTGATGAATTTGGTAGAATTTTTGGTGGGTTCTTGTTGATTTTGTGAGCTGTTCTGTATTCAGGATTTTGAGGAGGTTCGGCTTTCTGATATAATTGTCACAATGCCATCAACAGAGAATCAGGGATCTGCCtcaccttttgtgtcatttggTCGCTCAATTTTGAGTATTAGGCGTGAACAGATTCATTCCATGGAAGCAAATCATGACCCTAATACTCAGGAGTCAGAGATTGAATTGTTTCTGCAACTGATTTCTAAACGATTTCATGATCTCTCAGTTGTTAGTGCTGATGAATTGCTGTCTCTTGCTTGGATGTGGAAACTGTTGGATGCATTCATTTGTTGCCATGAGGAATTCAGGGTTATCTTGTTGAACAACAAAGTTCAGGTCTGCAAACCACCTTTGGACCGTCTGGTTGCTGAGTTCTTTGACCGATGTCTGAAGGCTCTTGATATTTGTAATGCAACTCGTGATGGAATTGAGAAGATTCGGCAATGGGAAAAGCAGTTGGAAATTGTTTTGTCTGCCATGGATTCTCGCCAGAGGACGATGGGTGAAGGGCAGTTCCGTCGAGCAAGAAAAGCTTTGATGGACTTGGCCATAGCAATGCTGGATGAGAAGGAAACTGGGTCTATTTTCTCACACCGTAACCGGTCATTTGGGCGTCATCAGTCAAGCAAGGATCAGCGACATCACCTGCCTGGGCATTCTCGATCTCTCTCATGGAGTGTATCTCGCTCTTGGTCTGCAGCTAAGCAGCTCCAATCAATTGCAAACAACTTGGTCCCACCTCGTGGAAATGATATCTCTGCTACTAATGGGCTTGCAGTCCCTGTTTTTGCCATGAGCTATGTGCTCATGTTTGTACTGTGGGCTCTGGTTGCTGCCATTCCTTGTCAGGACAGGGGCCTCCAGATTCATTGTTCAGTCCCCCGGCATTTCTCATGGGGTGCTCCATTTATCTTGCTTCAAGAAAGGATTATGGAGGAATCAAAGAAGCGGGAGCGGCGGAATTCTAGCGGATTGTTGAAGGAGATCAATCAGATGGAAAGGTGTGCATCTCACATGACAGACTTAGTGGATTCAGTTCACTTTCCTCTGACGGATGAACTTAAGACAGAAGCAGGACAGCAAGTGCAGGAGGTAACACTGGTTTGCGAAGCATTGAAGAATGGACTGGATCCATTGGAGCGCCAAGTGAGAGAAGTATTCCGTAAGATCATGAATGGCCGAACAGAGGGTCTTGAATTCTTGGGCAGTGTGAACAAGCCTGAGTAATTCACATTGGTAAACTTCTAGTGAGCATCAAATGTACAAATTTGCGAATATGTTGTTGTTCTAGGTTTTGCCAGCATATTATGAGGGAGAAGACTGACTTGAAAAGATTGGCAACAATAAATGGTTGGGCAGGTATACATCTATTGTATTTATCTCAATACCTTCTGTAAAGAACATAGTATTTTATATTGGATCCTTTTGTTTTATGGTGATGTTTCACAGTTGGTTTTGATTTGGTATATTTTTTGTCATTTCTCTTAGTAATTCATAATTCACTTGGAAGCatttatgttatattttattgtgAT comes from the Vitis vinifera cultivar Pinot Noir 40024 chromosome 12, ASM3070453v1 genome and includes:
- the LOC100252142 gene encoding protein BYPASS1-LIKE, producing MPSTENQGSASPFVSFGRSILSIRREQIHSMEANHDPNTQESEIELFLQLISKRFHDLSVVSADELLSLAWMWKLLDAFICCHEEFRVILLNNKVQVCKPPLDRLVAEFFDRCLKALDICNATRDGIEKIRQWEKQLEIVLSAMDSRQRTMGEGQFRRARKALMDLAIAMLDEKETGSIFSHRNRSFGRHQSSKDQRHHLPGHSRSLSWSVSRSWSAAKQLQSIANNLVPPRGNDISATNGLAVPVFAMSYVLMFVLWALVAAIPCQDRGLQIHCSVPRHFSWGAPFILLQERIMEESKKRERRNSSGLLKEINQMERCASHMTDLVDSVHFPLTDELKTEAGQQVQEVTLVCEALKNGLDPLERQVREVFRKIMNGRTEGLEFLGSVNKPE